The Actinopolyspora erythraea genome has a segment encoding these proteins:
- a CDS encoding helix-turn-helix domain-containing protein, which yields MVETAAALRSVAFNVRAARLRAGLSLEELGRRAEVSKGALVGLEKAEGNPNLATLVRLADTLGISVSALMRGSTENHVRVVTADQVAPLWIGERGSRARLVVTTSGAAPTEIWHWQLEPGEEYPSHPHQSGVVETVSVTSGRMTLVVDGIDYTVEAGQTATFGGDVPHAYRGAGTETCHLIMTVHLPPAPTGTT from the coding sequence ATGGTCGAAACGGCGGCGGCACTGCGCTCAGTCGCCTTCAACGTTCGGGCGGCACGCCTGCGGGCGGGCCTGTCACTGGAAGAACTCGGGCGTCGCGCCGAGGTCAGCAAGGGCGCCTTGGTGGGACTGGAAAAAGCCGAGGGCAACCCCAACCTGGCCACTCTGGTCCGGCTGGCCGACACCCTCGGCATCTCGGTGTCGGCCCTGATGCGGGGCTCAACCGAAAACCACGTGCGCGTGGTGACCGCCGACCAGGTGGCACCGCTGTGGATCGGGGAACGGGGCAGCCGAGCCCGCCTCGTGGTGACGACCTCGGGGGCAGCCCCCACCGAGATCTGGCACTGGCAGCTGGAACCGGGAGAGGAGTACCCCAGCCACCCCCACCAGAGCGGAGTCGTGGAGACGGTCAGCGTCACCTCCGGGCGGATGACCCTCGTCGTCGACGGCATCGACTACACCGTCGAAGCAGGCCAGACCGCCACCTTCGGCGGTGACGTCCCGCACGCCTACCGCGGCGCGGGCACCGAGACCTGCCACCTGATCATGACCGTTCACCTGCCACCCGCCCCCACGGGCACGACCTGA
- a CDS encoding FMN-binding negative transcriptional regulator, producing the protein MLVHPWDASLDEAEWQAWIAEGHDFGQLAVNGVRGQPPLVVPTHFTCHGDHLLIHLARPNPVWTAIEDDPNVTFTVIGDYAYVPGSWRAKPETPPSEGVPTSYYTAVRFTCRADIVDDPEAKAELLRRQMAHFQPDGEHAPVAVDQPPYDRMLSGIRGLRLRITDVVAKFKYDDQKPVEHRAAVADALTERDQGLDAPTARQQRRRLDRIGFWKT; encoded by the coding sequence ATGTTGGTTCATCCCTGGGACGCCAGCTTGGACGAGGCCGAATGGCAGGCCTGGATCGCCGAGGGCCACGACTTCGGACAACTGGCCGTCAACGGTGTGCGCGGTCAACCGCCCCTCGTCGTCCCGACCCACTTCACCTGCCACGGAGACCACCTGCTCATCCACCTGGCTCGGCCCAATCCGGTCTGGACGGCCATCGAGGACGACCCGAACGTCACCTTCACCGTCATCGGCGACTACGCCTACGTCCCGGGTTCCTGGCGGGCCAAGCCCGAAACCCCGCCCTCGGAGGGGGTGCCCACCAGCTACTACACCGCGGTCCGGTTCACCTGCCGCGCCGACATCGTCGACGATCCCGAGGCCAAGGCCGAGCTGCTGCGTCGCCAGATGGCCCACTTCCAGCCCGACGGCGAGCACGCCCCCGTCGCCGTGGACCAACCTCCCTACGACCGGATGCTCTCCGGCATCCGCGGTCTTCGGCTGCGGATCACCGACGTCGTGGCCAAGTTCAAATACGACGACCAGAAACCCGTCGAGCACCGCGCCGCCGTCGCCGACGCGCTCACCGAACGCGACCAGGGCCTCGACGCGCCCACCGCGCGCCAGCAGCGCCGCCGCCTGGACCGCATCGGCTTCTGGAAGACCTGA
- the cmtR gene encoding Cd(II)/Pb(II)-sensing metalloregulatory transcriptional regulator CmtR, with translation MVTTETREAVLARLGRALADPTRCRILVRLLDGAHYPGRLAEQLGLSRSNVSNHLSCLRGCGLVIATYQGRQVQYTLADEHLAQALRELVQVVLAVEPTEACAEEDTPTEATANREVAAS, from the coding sequence ATGGTGACAACTGAGACACGCGAGGCGGTGCTGGCCCGGTTGGGACGGGCACTGGCCGACCCGACACGGTGTCGGATCCTGGTACGTCTGTTGGACGGGGCGCACTATCCCGGGCGGTTGGCCGAACAGCTGGGACTGTCGCGGTCGAACGTGTCGAACCATCTGTCGTGCCTGCGGGGGTGTGGCCTGGTGATCGCCACCTATCAGGGCAGGCAGGTGCAGTACACGCTCGCCGATGAGCACTTGGCCCAGGCGCTGCGGGAGTTGGTGCAGGTGGTGCTGGCCGTGGAACCTACCGAGGCCTGCGCCGAGGAGGACACGCCGACCGAGGCGACGGCGAACCGGGAGGTGGCGGCCTCATGA
- a CDS encoding dienelactone hydrolase family protein produces the protein MTAVQGTTVDIPTPDGVADAYLTRPDDDAAHPVVLFYMDAFGIRPHLTAMADRLAAAGYTVLVPNVFYRHGRVPVVELPEFIDPGRRPEIFDEIGPMMQALTPELAMRDAGAYLDWVRQRPEADGGAVGVTGYCMGAVLALRTAGTYPNQVAAMAGFHGGGLATEEADSPHRLAGSITAELYFGHADQDHALPPEQIERLDRALAEAGVSFRSEVYPGAGHGYTQADTAAYDEQATERHWSALLDLFGRALQSSS, from the coding sequence ATGACTGCCGTGCAGGGAACAACGGTCGACATTCCCACGCCGGACGGCGTGGCCGACGCTTACCTCACGCGTCCGGACGATGATGCCGCCCATCCCGTCGTGCTGTTCTACATGGACGCCTTCGGGATACGGCCACACCTGACCGCGATGGCCGACCGGCTCGCCGCGGCCGGCTACACCGTGCTGGTGCCCAACGTCTTCTACCGTCACGGCCGGGTACCGGTGGTCGAGCTGCCCGAGTTCATCGATCCGGGCAGGCGTCCCGAGATCTTCGACGAGATCGGCCCCATGATGCAGGCGCTCACGCCCGAGCTGGCGATGCGGGACGCCGGTGCCTACCTGGACTGGGTGCGCCAGCGGCCGGAGGCCGACGGGGGAGCGGTCGGTGTCACCGGCTACTGCATGGGAGCGGTCCTGGCGTTGCGCACGGCCGGGACGTATCCGAACCAGGTGGCGGCCATGGCCGGGTTCCACGGTGGCGGTCTGGCCACCGAGGAGGCCGACAGTCCGCATCGGCTGGCCGGCTCCATCACCGCGGAGCTCTACTTCGGTCACGCCGACCAGGACCACGCGCTGCCACCCGAGCAGATCGAACGACTCGATCGGGCGTTGGCCGAGGCGGGGGTGTCCTTCCGCAGCGAGGTGTATCCGGGTGCCGGGCACGGCTACACCCAGGCCGACACCGCCGCCTACGACGAGCAGGCCACCGAACGGCACTGGTCGGCGCTGCTGGACCTGTTCGGCCGTGCCCTCCAGTCGAGCTCGTAA
- the bla gene encoding class A beta-lactamase, translating to MFVGRTRGGLLASLALLTLVGCSGVGAEQSAPPRSSTGTPSAASVPHADFRRLEREFDARLGVYAVDTATGRELSYRADERFAYASTHKALTAGAVLRRTSIEGLDKPITYDQADLVTYSPITKKHVDSGMSLRSVLDAAVRYSDNTAANLMFDEVGGPDGLSAALREIGDTTTHVDRIEPELNATEPGDIRDTSTPRALATSLRAFSVGNALPKDERALLNRMLRNVTTGDELIRAGAPDGWRVGDKSGAAEYGTRNDIAVLWPPEGAPVVLAVLSDRASQDAEYDNALVARAAKTALREFR from the coding sequence TTGTTCGTAGGGCGTACCCGCGGAGGCCTGCTGGCCTCGCTGGCTTTGCTCACACTTGTCGGCTGCTCCGGTGTCGGAGCCGAACAGTCAGCTCCCCCGCGGAGCTCGACGGGGACGCCTTCCGCCGCGTCGGTGCCCCATGCGGACTTCCGGAGGCTCGAACGCGAATTCGACGCCCGCCTCGGTGTCTACGCTGTCGACACGGCGACAGGGCGCGAACTGTCCTACCGCGCCGACGAACGATTCGCCTACGCCTCCACGCACAAGGCGCTGACGGCGGGAGCGGTGTTGCGGCGAACCTCGATCGAAGGGCTGGACAAGCCGATCACCTACGACCAGGCCGACCTGGTGACCTACTCGCCGATCACGAAAAAGCACGTCGACAGTGGTATGAGCCTGCGCTCCGTGCTCGACGCCGCCGTGCGTTACAGCGACAACACCGCCGCGAACCTCATGTTCGACGAGGTCGGCGGTCCCGACGGGCTCAGCGCGGCGCTGCGCGAGATCGGTGACACCACCACCCACGTCGATCGGATCGAGCCCGAACTCAACGCGACCGAGCCCGGTGACATCCGCGACACCAGCACCCCGAGGGCGCTGGCCACCAGCCTGCGCGCTTTCAGCGTCGGTAACGCGTTGCCGAAGGACGAACGCGCCCTGCTCAACAGGATGCTGCGCAACGTCACCACCGGTGACGAGCTCATCCGTGCCGGAGCCCCGGACGGCTGGCGGGTCGGGGACAAAAGCGGCGCCGCCGAGTACGGCACCCGCAACGACATCGCCGTGCTGTGGCCCCCGGAGGGGGCGCCCGTCGTGCTCGCGGTGCTGTCCGACCGTGCGAGCCAGGACGCCGAGTACGACAACGCGCTCGTCGCTCGAGCTGCGAAGACAGCGCTGCGCGAGTTCCGGTGA
- a CDS encoding tyrosine-type recombinase/integrase: MDAYAAVLGLDPRAPSAPATTRQPPPAGPGRLRDLHWLRWCAAHRIDPLAAHSAHVKAWLDELATAEAARSTRERMLATLKALYAHLAETGLTAGNPAALNRRRLGLSGNRETGHALNLTVEQVRALYTAAATPRRGASPLDTARATAVVALLTLGLRVSEMCALNRSDLHTTRGRRALRVPGKGDKPRIVYLPESVETTLTDYLRTRDATHQTSRPAHRGQTSSGPQPLISTRSGRRCTRQGLWQLLRRLATTSPELQEIAEALHPHALRHFYVTTAVEAGAALANVQADLGHTSIATTQSVYNHAARHPERSAADLVATTLHPTPAEEDGTTDTAEPDEDEGD; this comes from the coding sequence GTGGACGCCTATGCCGCCGTCCTCGGCCTCGACCCCCGGGCTCCGAGCGCTCCGGCGACCACCCGACAGCCACCCCCCGCCGGGCCCGGACGGCTCCGCGACCTGCACTGGCTGCGGTGGTGCGCCGCCCACCGGATCGACCCCCTGGCCGCCCACAGCGCGCACGTCAAAGCCTGGCTGGACGAACTGGCCACCGCCGAGGCCGCCCGCAGCACCCGCGAACGCATGTTGGCTACCCTCAAAGCCCTCTACGCTCATCTCGCCGAGACCGGCCTGACCGCCGGCAACCCGGCCGCACTCAACCGCCGCCGTCTCGGACTGTCCGGCAACCGCGAGACCGGCCACGCCCTGAACCTCACCGTCGAGCAGGTACGCGCCCTCTATACCGCCGCGGCCACCCCCCGCCGTGGAGCTTCCCCGCTGGACACCGCCCGCGCCACCGCCGTGGTCGCCCTGCTGACCCTGGGGCTGCGCGTCAGCGAGATGTGCGCCCTCAACCGCTCCGACCTGCACACCACCCGTGGACGCCGCGCCCTGCGCGTTCCCGGCAAAGGCGACAAACCCCGCATCGTCTACCTGCCCGAGAGCGTCGAGACCACCCTGACCGACTACCTGCGCACCCGCGACGCCACCCACCAAACCAGCCGACCCGCCCACCGCGGCCAGACCAGCTCCGGTCCCCAACCCCTGATCAGTACCCGCAGCGGCCGACGCTGCACCCGCCAAGGGCTGTGGCAACTGCTCCGCAGACTCGCGACCACCAGCCCCGAGCTGCAGGAGATCGCCGAAGCGCTCCACCCCCACGCGTTGCGCCACTTCTACGTCACCACCGCCGTCGAAGCCGGGGCGGCCCTCGCCAATGTTCAGGCCGACCTCGGCCACACCAGCATCGCCACCACCCAGAGCGTCTACAACCACGCGGCCCGCCACCCCGAACGCAGCGCCGCCGACCTCGTCGCCACCACCCTGCATCCCACCCCGGCCGAAGAGGACGGCACGACCGACACCGCCGAACCGGACGAGGACGAGGGGGACTGA
- a CDS encoding DUF6194 family protein translates to MENTPEEAAAGSEHGTGTTQREIIDFVTGMSGVVAITASEANGSPEIAWGDTFFFYSPDHADPLANRQMPFATITTKDYPGFDTVSDIDRDGVFRLNIAVGREVFETLLGHPPSAHPHRSTEVDHTRRDRVLPHPVYATQGWVCVLNPGTSTANQARSLLTGAHSRAVRQRG, encoded by the coding sequence ATGGAGAACACGCCAGAAGAGGCCGCCGCCGGATCCGAACACGGGACGGGCACGACACAACGGGAAATCATCGACTTCGTGACGGGCATGTCCGGAGTCGTCGCGATCACCGCGAGCGAAGCCAACGGCTCACCCGAGATCGCCTGGGGGGACACGTTCTTCTTCTACTCCCCGGACCACGCGGACCCGCTGGCCAACCGGCAGATGCCGTTCGCGACGATCACCACCAAGGACTACCCGGGCTTCGACACCGTCTCCGACATCGACCGCGACGGAGTGTTCCGGTTGAACATCGCGGTCGGCCGCGAGGTGTTCGAGACGCTGCTGGGCCACCCGCCCTCGGCGCACCCCCACCGGTCCACCGAGGTCGACCACACCCGACGCGACCGAGTGCTGCCCCACCCGGTTTATGCCACCCAGGGCTGGGTGTGCGTGCTCAACCCCGGCACGTCGACGGCGAACCAAGCGCGATCACTGCTGACCGGTGCGCATTCCCGAGCGGTGCGACAACGAGGCTGA
- a CDS encoding cation transporter, which translates to MTDASRQHAPQGGTTGEAGCSDGCCAPPSEAAAAEAASAAPGSRRQAVLSRRIRLLVAATISYNVIEAIVAITAGALASSTALIGFGLDSVVEVASAAAVAWQFSAREVTARQARERTALRVIAVSFFLLAGYVTVEAIRSLVGGAGAEPSTVGIVLAALSLVIMPGLSLAQRHAGRRLGSASAVADSKQTLLCTYLSAVLLLGLVLNAALGWSWADPVVALVIAAVAVKEGLEAWRGDGCCAPTGLALTGSRSDAGTCCASE; encoded by the coding sequence ATGACGGATGCTTCCCGGCAACACGCCCCGCAGGGCGGGACCACCGGCGAGGCCGGGTGTTCCGACGGATGCTGCGCACCCCCATCGGAGGCGGCAGCGGCCGAGGCCGCCAGCGCCGCCCCGGGCTCGCGTCGGCAGGCGGTGCTGTCCCGGCGGATCCGGCTGCTGGTGGCGGCCACGATCAGCTACAACGTGATCGAGGCGATCGTGGCCATCACGGCGGGGGCGCTGGCCTCCTCGACCGCGTTGATCGGGTTCGGGTTGGACTCGGTCGTCGAAGTGGCCTCGGCGGCGGCGGTGGCCTGGCAGTTCTCCGCGCGCGAGGTCACGGCGCGGCAGGCCCGTGAGCGCACCGCGTTGCGCGTCATCGCGGTGTCGTTCTTCCTGCTGGCCGGCTACGTCACCGTCGAGGCGATCCGCTCGCTGGTCGGCGGTGCCGGTGCGGAGCCCTCCACCGTCGGGATCGTGTTGGCGGCCCTGTCGTTGGTGATCATGCCCGGACTCTCGTTGGCGCAGCGCCACGCGGGACGGCGGCTGGGTTCGGCCAGCGCGGTGGCCGACTCCAAGCAGACCCTGCTGTGCACCTACCTGTCCGCGGTGCTGCTGCTCGGTCTGGTGCTCAACGCCGCCCTCGGCTGGTCCTGGGCCGACCCGGTCGTGGCCTTGGTCATCGCCGCGGTCGCGGTCAAGGAAGGACTGGAAGCCTGGCGGGGTGACGGTTGCTGCGCGCCCACCGGCCTGGCACTGACCGGGTCTCGAAGCGACGCGGGAACCTGCTGCGCTTCGGAGTGA
- a CDS encoding EamA family transporter, with the protein MFALLLALGSSLAYGCADFFGGLGARKAHALRTVVIAAPASLAVELVLWPLLGASFGPATLGWGAASGLASAAAFVLLYRTLAIGPMNVLSPVTALVSAALPVGVGLLQGEHLAVAGSLGLPLALVAVVLVSTGPGVGAARPARGALLLAFGAGAAIAGQLIFLHQAPSDSGVAPLLIGRAVSSAITLAAAGLLHRALGPERPAYAMSAAAGALDSVANLLFLLAARGGDLAVVAVIVALYPAGTVLLACGVTAERVHRGQLLGLGTAAVAVSLLAAT; encoded by the coding sequence GTGTTCGCTCTGCTGCTGGCTCTGGGCAGCTCACTGGCTTACGGGTGCGCCGACTTCTTCGGTGGACTCGGCGCCCGCAAGGCTCACGCGTTGCGGACCGTCGTGATCGCGGCCCCGGCCAGCCTCGCGGTCGAACTGGTGCTGTGGCCGTTGTTGGGCGCGTCGTTCGGCCCAGCCACCCTGGGCTGGGGCGCGGCGTCGGGGCTCGCCTCGGCCGCCGCGTTCGTTCTGCTCTACCGCACGTTGGCGATCGGCCCGATGAACGTGCTCTCCCCCGTGACCGCGTTGGTCTCCGCCGCGCTGCCCGTCGGTGTGGGGCTGCTGCAGGGCGAGCACCTGGCCGTGGCCGGCAGCCTGGGACTTCCGCTGGCCCTGGTGGCGGTGGTACTGGTCAGCACCGGCCCCGGCGTGGGCGCGGCACGGCCCGCACGGGGCGCGCTGCTGTTGGCCTTCGGAGCCGGTGCCGCCATCGCAGGGCAGCTGATCTTCCTGCACCAGGCGCCGAGCGACAGCGGTGTGGCTCCGCTGCTCATCGGCCGGGCGGTCTCCTCGGCGATCACCCTGGCCGCGGCGGGACTGCTGCACCGCGCACTCGGCCCCGAACGGCCCGCCTACGCGATGTCGGCCGCCGCGGGCGCGTTGGACTCGGTGGCGAACCTGCTGTTCCTGCTCGCCGCCCGCGGCGGCGACCTCGCCGTCGTCGCCGTGATCGTCGCGCTCTACCCGGCCGGAACCGTCCTGCTCGCCTGCGGCGTGACCGCCGAACGCGTCCATCGCGGCCAACTCCTCGGTCTGGGCACCGCCGCCGTGGCCGTGAGCCTGCTCGCCGCGACCTGA
- a CDS encoding LysR family transcriptional regulator, with translation MGVDLVGGCKAFVAVGEAGSFTRGAALAGIPQSVASRRVSALEHHLGELLFDRSSRKAVLTPFGRDMLPSARRLVRLADAMEQDAHRARFRPLRIAVPETCTTRGLAELDSEARAHELFLEFRPAPPGERSELVRTHEVRAAVTAVPADNGVWTAPLGVAGIAAMQPGAVYLESLRVGRSGRLPRRRIWLQPEDDVPHVRDRLMRIRDSVGLLPAQVTVAESLTAATAEVLGSADLLVCSAAQAHELGMTWRGIGELRIERGFDIEAVVAEDATRIRDRLRHAVARSLGAAVAGQEAR, from the coding sequence GTGGGTGTGGACCTGGTTGGCGGTTGCAAGGCCTTCGTGGCCGTTGGCGAGGCGGGCAGCTTCACCCGGGGAGCCGCTCTCGCTGGTATTCCCCAGTCGGTGGCCAGCCGCCGGGTCTCGGCGCTGGAGCATCACCTCGGTGAGCTGTTGTTCGACCGTTCGAGCAGGAAGGCGGTGCTGACCCCGTTCGGCAGGGACATGCTCCCCTCGGCACGACGCCTGGTGCGGCTCGCGGACGCGATGGAGCAGGACGCGCACCGCGCCCGCTTCCGCCCACTGCGGATCGCCGTCCCCGAGACCTGCACCACTCGTGGCCTGGCCGAACTCGACTCCGAAGCCCGTGCTCACGAGCTGTTTCTCGAGTTCCGCCCGGCTCCGCCCGGCGAGCGCTCCGAGCTGGTGCGCACGCACGAGGTTCGGGCGGCCGTGACGGCGGTACCCGCTGACAACGGTGTCTGGACCGCACCGCTGGGAGTGGCCGGGATCGCGGCGATGCAGCCCGGGGCCGTCTACCTGGAAAGCCTGCGCGTGGGGCGATCCGGTCGACTGCCACGACGTCGGATCTGGCTCCAGCCGGAGGACGACGTGCCGCACGTCCGGGACCGCCTCATGCGGATCCGTGACTCCGTCGGGCTGCTCCCCGCCCAGGTCACCGTCGCCGAGTCCCTGACCGCAGCGACGGCCGAGGTGCTCGGCTCGGCGGACCTGCTGGTGTGCTCGGCCGCGCAGGCCCACGAACTCGGCATGACGTGGCGCGGGATCGGTGAGCTGCGGATCGAGCGCGGGTTCGACATCGAGGCCGTCGTCGCCGAGGACGCCACGCGCATCCGCGACCGGCTCCGGCACGCCGTCGCGCGATCCCTCGGGGCGGCAGTGGCCGGCCAGGAGGCGCGGTGA
- a CDS encoding coiled-coil domain-containing protein, with product MDPATDDAAPQGRCKLAACRAPLPPSGPRGGRPPEYCPDRTWPGGKTCKQLAAAQTALQEAFGDAPGATLDSAAGDFVRAADAVAAPLSALHTALEQVRGQVTEELSTAAATATSARAEAAEAREAVQSAEAARAEAEQAQAVAEQGRTEAEITAAEAHEEARTARAEAEQARSERTAALDAQHRAETQAAAHEATATAAVDRATSAESRAASAASELTQARERIAALESERDALQSTLESERRTHAAAEADLRHARDSAQAAAQAADSRAEQAEIRAGNAETRAEQAENQLRHANQQLTETAAEAATARASAANAADELTQARTRLRNLHEILLEPHQSDEQLRYRLLTALLHAPGEQPMPPDDTETPPPGTS from the coding sequence ATGGATCCCGCTACGGACGACGCAGCCCCGCAGGGGCGGTGCAAACTGGCCGCCTGCCGTGCTCCGCTGCCGCCTTCCGGCCCCAGGGGCGGCCGCCCACCCGAGTACTGCCCGGACCGCACCTGGCCCGGAGGCAAGACCTGCAAGCAACTCGCCGCCGCCCAAACCGCCCTGCAGGAGGCTTTCGGGGACGCTCCCGGGGCCACGCTGGACAGCGCGGCCGGCGACTTCGTCCGAGCCGCTGACGCCGTCGCCGCCCCGCTGTCGGCGCTGCACACCGCCCTGGAACAAGTACGCGGTCAGGTCACCGAGGAACTGAGCACCGCCGCGGCGACCGCCACCAGCGCTCGCGCCGAAGCCGCCGAGGCCCGCGAGGCGGTCCAGAGCGCGGAGGCGGCTCGCGCCGAGGCCGAACAGGCCCAGGCGGTCGCCGAACAGGGTCGAACCGAGGCCGAAATCACCGCGGCCGAAGCCCACGAGGAGGCCCGGACCGCTCGCGCCGAGGCCGAACAGGCCCGTTCCGAGCGAACCGCCGCCCTCGACGCCCAGCACCGGGCCGAAACCCAGGCCGCGGCACACGAGGCCACCGCGACCGCCGCCGTGGACCGCGCCACCAGTGCCGAGAGCCGTGCCGCGAGCGCCGCCAGCGAGCTGACCCAGGCCCGTGAACGCATCGCCGCCCTGGAGTCAGAGCGGGACGCGCTGCAGTCCACGCTGGAGTCCGAACGCCGAACCCACGCGGCCGCCGAGGCCGACTTGCGTCACGCCCGCGACAGCGCCCAGGCGGCCGCCCAAGCCGCCGACAGCCGCGCCGAGCAGGCGGAGATCCGCGCGGGCAATGCCGAGACCCGCGCCGAGCAGGCTGAAAACCAGCTGCGGCATGCCAACCAGCAGCTCACCGAAACCGCTGCCGAGGCCGCCACGGCTCGGGCGAGCGCCGCGAACGCCGCCGACGAGCTGACCCAGGCCCGTACCCGGTTGCGGAACCTGCACGAGATCCTGCTCGAACCGCACCAGAGCGACGAACAGCTTCGGTACCGCCTGCTCACGGCCCTGCTCCACGCCCCGGGGGAACAGCCCATGCCCCCTGACGACACCGAGACACCACCACCCGGGACCTCGTGA
- a CDS encoding serine hydrolase, whose protein sequence is MSLESLIRGLRTELDNGGLRGSFLVRDLHSGHELGIDADVRYPIASLVKVPLAAVTLERIRRGELDGSTEVEVRPGRITTPGPTGLSRFRHPARVALDDLLYLSTAISDGTAADALFDLTSPDEVTRLMRQWDLHGITARHRMRDLTDTPAERLDPTEVSLAHSLAITAGTTGHGHPLSQLDVTRANAGSARAFVDLLQALWTPSPIPPSIGTRVRELMAGNLLRQRLAPEFVSDASAWSSKTGTLLNLRHEVGVVEHADGRTFAVAALTESHVAAANQPEADAVMAWVARTLRDQLRRG, encoded by the coding sequence GTGAGCCTCGAATCACTGATCAGAGGGCTGCGAACAGAACTCGACAACGGAGGGCTGCGAGGCTCGTTCCTCGTGCGCGACCTGCACTCCGGCCACGAACTCGGCATCGATGCGGACGTGCGTTACCCGATCGCCTCGCTGGTCAAGGTCCCGCTGGCCGCCGTCACGCTCGAACGCATCCGTCGTGGCGAGCTCGACGGCTCCACCGAGGTGGAGGTGCGGCCCGGGCGCATCACCACGCCGGGACCGACAGGACTGAGCCGGTTCCGCCACCCCGCCCGCGTGGCGCTCGACGACCTGCTGTACCTGAGCACCGCGATCAGCGACGGCACGGCCGCCGACGCCCTGTTCGACCTGACCTCTCCCGACGAGGTCACTCGGTTGATGCGGCAGTGGGACCTGCACGGCATCACGGCACGCCACAGGATGCGCGACCTCACCGACACCCCAGCGGAACGCCTCGATCCCACCGAGGTGTCGCTCGCACACTCGCTGGCCATCACCGCGGGCACCACCGGGCACGGCCACCCGCTGTCACAGCTCGACGTCACTCGCGCCAACGCGGGATCGGCCAGGGCCTTCGTCGACCTGTTGCAGGCACTGTGGACACCTTCCCCCATCCCCCCAAGCATCGGCACGCGGGTGCGCGAACTCATGGCCGGCAACCTGCTCCGACAACGCCTGGCCCCGGAGTTCGTCTCCGACGCCTCGGCATGGTCGTCGAAGACCGGGACGCTGCTGAACCTGCGGCACGAGGTCGGCGTGGTCGAACACGCCGACGGTCGGACCTTCGCGGTCGCGGCGCTGACCGAATCGCACGTGGCCGCGGCCAACCAGCCCGAAGCCGACGCGGTCATGGCCTGGGTGGCGCGCACACTGCGCGATCAGCTGCGACGCGGCTGA
- a CDS encoding TioE family transcriptional regulator — protein sequence MSERGGRYRTVDLARLAGVSAQQVRNYADAGVLPAVSRSEAGYRRFGEIHRRALSTYRALLKGYGHTTAHAVLRAVHTGDVSGALALVDAAHAELHEQRRALRDAGEALDAMVGGAQQDLPGRRSPMRIGEVAASLGVRPSALRVWEEAGLLAPSRERATGYRRFGPADLRDARMIHLLRQNHYPLPRIREVLDAVRREGSSQEVRVAIAERQARLTERTRKMLRAAGQLHHYLENRPFGVEEHVEDITGHP from the coding sequence ATGAGTGAGCGCGGCGGCCGGTATCGCACCGTGGACCTGGCGCGGCTGGCCGGTGTCTCCGCCCAGCAGGTGCGCAACTACGCCGATGCGGGGGTGCTTCCCGCCGTGTCACGCAGCGAGGCCGGATACCGCCGGTTCGGCGAGATCCACCGGCGGGCGTTGTCGACCTACCGGGCGTTGCTGAAGGGATACGGCCACACCACGGCTCACGCCGTCCTGCGGGCGGTCCACACCGGCGACGTATCCGGTGCGCTCGCGCTGGTGGATGCCGCCCACGCCGAGCTGCACGAGCAGCGACGCGCTTTGCGTGACGCGGGCGAGGCGCTCGACGCGATGGTGGGAGGAGCTCAACAGGACCTCCCGGGGCGGCGGAGTCCCATGCGTATCGGTGAGGTGGCCGCCTCCCTCGGGGTCCGCCCCTCGGCGCTTCGGGTGTGGGAGGAGGCCGGACTGCTCGCGCCGTCCCGGGAGCGGGCCACCGGCTACCGCCGGTTCGGCCCGGCCGATCTGCGTGACGCGCGGATGATCCACCTGTTGCGGCAGAACCACTATCCCCTGCCCCGGATCCGCGAGGTCCTCGACGCTGTGCGCCGGGAGGGAAGTTCCCAGGAGGTCCGTGTCGCCATCGCCGAGCGGCAAGCGCGGTTGACCGAACGGACGCGAAAGATGCTGCGAGCCGCCGGACAGCTGCATCACTACCTGGAGAATCGCCCCTTCGGAGTGGAAGAGCACGTCGAAGACATCACGGGTCATCCGTAG